In Dyadobacter sp. CECT 9275, the following proteins share a genomic window:
- a CDS encoding helix-turn-helix domain-containing protein produces the protein MSYFHPESPRIYLQIGLSGCFFIGPSLYYFTKAALVQLQKTPVTWKYTFCFWFVLIVIVGLMVPYQSHPWDWNHYIVHIIYGQWVVYFAFTGWELRSVFAKLFLSGEKLSPSEKPILSIFATNAVILAAYLIVFFTSSNYIYISGAVFFSLLIYLNIPLFVNRRKSDTAFLGNEDAERYGNKKIIEEHALSLTARLHKIMTEQQLYKNPDLKLNELAAKINISGHQLSQLLNDNMARSFAVYVNEYRINEVCELMARDRGMKLEAIGYEVGFNSKSTFYAAFKKHKNTTPTLYRAQ, from the coding sequence TTGTCTTATTTTCATCCGGAGTCGCCCCGTATCTATTTGCAGATTGGCCTGTCGGGCTGCTTTTTTATTGGTCCCTCCCTGTATTATTTTACGAAGGCAGCATTGGTGCAGCTTCAAAAAACGCCGGTCACCTGGAAATACACGTTTTGTTTTTGGTTTGTACTCATTGTGATCGTTGGCTTAATGGTTCCGTACCAGAGTCACCCATGGGATTGGAACCATTATATTGTACATATCATATATGGACAATGGGTCGTTTATTTTGCCTTTACAGGTTGGGAGCTGCGAAGTGTTTTTGCTAAGTTATTCTTATCCGGCGAAAAGTTGTCTCCAAGCGAAAAGCCAATACTATCCATCTTTGCGACAAATGCCGTTATTTTGGCTGCCTACCTGATTGTTTTCTTCACTTCTTCCAATTATATCTATATCAGCGGGGCAGTCTTTTTTTCGCTGCTGATCTATCTAAACATCCCCCTTTTTGTAAACAGAAGGAAATCCGATACCGCGTTCCTGGGCAATGAGGATGCTGAGCGGTACGGTAATAAGAAAATTATCGAGGAGCATGCACTTTCGCTTACAGCCAGGCTCCATAAGATCATGACAGAACAGCAGCTTTATAAAAATCCGGATCTTAAATTAAACGAACTAGCGGCAAAGATCAATATTTCAGGCCATCAGCTCTCGCAGTTACTCAATGATAACATGGCTAGAAGCTTTGCTGTATACGTTAACGAATACCGAATAAACGAGGTTTGTGAATTGATGGCCCGCGACCGGGGCATGAAACTTGAAGCAATCGGCTACGAAGTTGGTTTCAATTCAAAATCAACTTTCTACGCTGCGTTTAAAAAACATAAAAATACGACCCCTACACTTTACAGAGCACAGTAG
- a CDS encoding BRCT domain-containing protein, which produces MFKTWPFDTLLPAIECIRAERQLSADEHSELLTFCHSVSSIKLVKQHRAAIPVKLSEQQVSILIQEYSFCFTGESSRYSRKELAQIVILYGGIAADSVTAKLHYLVICDVRNPSWAFEMYGRKVEKAMNLKKKGGKNVFVVFPGFFAIGAQH; this is translated from the coding sequence TTGTTTAAAACATGGCCGTTTGATACTCTATTGCCCGCAATTGAGTGCATCCGGGCCGAACGCCAACTATCTGCAGACGAGCACAGTGAACTGCTTACATTCTGTCATTCAGTAAGCTCCATCAAGCTGGTCAAGCAGCACAGGGCCGCCATTCCTGTAAAGCTGTCAGAGCAGCAGGTTTCGATCCTGATCCAGGAATACTCGTTCTGTTTCACCGGAGAGTCCTCGAGGTATTCGCGGAAGGAATTGGCGCAGATCGTTATACTTTATGGGGGCATTGCTGCCGACTCGGTGACCGCAAAGCTGCACTACCTCGTGATATGCGACGTGCGAAACCCTTCCTGGGCTTTTGAGATGTATGGCCGGAAGGTGGAAAAGGCCATGAACCTGAAGAAGAAAGGCGGAAAAAACGTCTTCGTCGTATTTCCTGGGTTTTTCGCTATTGGCGCTCAGCATTAG
- a CDS encoding response regulator transcription factor, translated as MRILIIEDEKGILNFLKQGLEEESYAVDTAAEGKSGLDMALTGNYDLLLIDWMLPGKSGVEICREFRKHFAKTPVIFLTARDTVQDTIFGLQAGANDYIKKPFSFDELLERIKVQLRPVSGEQAEFTLGPIRIDTHSHQVFKGDEEIKLTQKEFGLLEFLLRNKGKVCRRTRIIESVWDIHFEYNTGIIDVYINSLRKKLKLAKEEDYIQTVRGMGYIAKEIGQPIS; from the coding sequence ATGAGAATCCTCATTATTGAAGACGAAAAGGGTATCCTGAATTTTCTCAAGCAAGGCTTAGAGGAAGAATCATATGCGGTGGATACTGCGGCGGAGGGGAAATCGGGCCTGGATATGGCCCTCACTGGAAATTATGATCTGCTGCTGATAGACTGGATGCTTCCTGGCAAAAGCGGCGTGGAAATCTGCCGGGAATTCAGAAAACATTTTGCCAAAACGCCGGTTATATTTCTTACTGCCCGTGACACCGTACAGGATACTATTTTCGGATTGCAAGCCGGTGCCAATGACTACATAAAAAAACCGTTCAGTTTTGACGAACTTCTGGAGAGGATCAAGGTACAGCTGCGGCCTGTCTCGGGTGAACAAGCTGAATTCACCCTCGGCCCGATCCGGATCGACACCCATTCGCACCAGGTATTCAAAGGAGATGAAGAAATAAAACTGACGCAAAAGGAATTCGGATTGCTTGAATTTCTTTTAAGAAACAAAGGGAAAGTTTGCCGTCGGACGCGGATCATCGAGAGCGTCTGGGACATTCATTTTGAGTACAACACCGGGATCATTGACGTATATATCAACTCCTTAAGAAAAAAACTTAAACTGGCCAAAGAAGAAGATTACATCCAGACCGTCCGTGGCATGGGTTACATTGCAAAAGAGATCGGACAACCCATATCATGA
- a CDS encoding sensor histidine kinase yields MITSYKNKIASNFTLSTALLVAVIFLVIYYVVRIAVFSGLQKDITFEADKHFYEVGVKDGAPFIADKAEWFEREHQELEVNPVFVQITDRQGRVIEKSPNLKQDALTADLSQENKVFFRSKLKGLSIAQIQLALKERDKIAGYLVVALPIEESERVLGTLKNVLLIAFPIVLLVLFFVTRFIAGKSIQPVLSVIDTAGKITNENLAARIPLPPGKDELGKLVITINDLLDRIENAVHREKQFTSDASHELRTPLAVIKGTLEVLIRKPRSAQEYVGKVAYCIKEIDRISYLVDQLLLLARFESQKKALDAQAIDLSELTATILQRQQDQILAKGLSVELEAGEHYDVCSDPYMVDIIIENLISNAVKYSHPHERIRIEIKKMNAEIIYSVIDRGIGIAPEEIPKIQEPFYRSHPLQHPHITGNGLGLSIVKRMCELLVIRFEIESHPDEHGTTARLTFQS; encoded by the coding sequence ATGATTACTTCCTACAAGAATAAGATTGCGTCCAACTTCACGCTCAGCACGGCACTTTTGGTGGCGGTCATTTTTCTGGTCATTTATTATGTAGTCCGTATCGCTGTTTTTAGCGGGTTGCAAAAAGATATCACATTTGAAGCAGACAAACATTTTTATGAGGTAGGGGTAAAGGATGGCGCGCCTTTCATAGCCGATAAAGCCGAATGGTTTGAAAGAGAGCACCAGGAGCTGGAAGTCAATCCGGTATTTGTCCAGATTACAGATCGCCAAGGCAGGGTTATTGAAAAGTCGCCGAACCTGAAACAGGATGCTCTAACGGCTGATTTATCCCAGGAGAACAAAGTTTTTTTTCGGAGTAAGCTGAAAGGGCTATCTATTGCACAAATTCAGCTAGCACTAAAAGAAAGGGATAAAATCGCCGGATACCTGGTGGTTGCCCTTCCGATCGAGGAGTCGGAGCGGGTTTTAGGCACGCTGAAAAATGTGCTGCTCATTGCTTTTCCCATCGTGCTACTGGTGCTGTTCTTTGTGACGAGGTTCATTGCGGGCAAGAGCATCCAGCCTGTACTGAGTGTGATTGATACTGCGGGCAAAATTACCAACGAAAATCTGGCGGCCCGTATACCACTTCCGCCAGGCAAAGACGAACTTGGGAAATTGGTGATTACGATCAACGACCTGCTGGACCGCATAGAAAATGCAGTGCACCGGGAAAAACAATTTACTTCCGATGCATCGCACGAATTGCGTACCCCGCTGGCAGTGATCAAGGGAACGCTGGAGGTTCTGATCCGTAAACCGCGATCAGCCCAGGAATATGTCGGGAAGGTAGCATATTGTATTAAAGAGATCGACAGGATCAGTTATCTGGTGGACCAGCTATTGCTTCTGGCCCGGTTTGAGAGCCAGAAAAAGGCGCTGGATGCGCAGGCTATTGACCTTTCGGAGTTGACAGCCACCATCCTGCAAAGGCAACAGGATCAGATTCTTGCCAAAGGCCTTTCGGTTGAACTGGAAGCCGGGGAGCATTATGATGTATGCAGTGATCCATACATGGTCGATATCATTATTGAAAACCTCATTTCAAATGCCGTTAAATATTCTCATCCTCATGAAAGGATTAGAATTGAGATAAAGAAAATGAATGCCGAAATCATTTATTCGGTGATTGACCGGGGGATCGGCATTGCTCCCGAGGAAATCCCAAAAATACAGGAGCCCTTTTATCGCTCCCATCCTTTGCAACACCCGCATATCACAGGAAATGGTTTGGGACTTTCTATTGTGAAAAGAATGTGTGAACTGCTGGTGATCCGGTTCGAAATTGAAAGCCATCCGGATGAGCATGGAACCACAGCCAGGCTGACTTTTCAGTCTTAA
- a CDS encoding Rieske 2Fe-2S domain-containing protein yields MSFEKNAANVSRHDFLRQLGFAGSALAAVYFAGTLESCTNDRVSPEPNNLTLNLNDAANAALKKNGGYVIREGVVIARSNTGAYIAATLTCSHEGKNEITYQTDHFYCTAHGAKYDNTGKGLNSEGKKGIRVYTTSLTDNILTITA; encoded by the coding sequence ATGAGCTTTGAGAAAAATGCTGCCAATGTTAGCCGCCACGATTTTTTGAGGCAGTTGGGCTTCGCCGGATCGGCTCTGGCTGCGGTCTATTTTGCCGGAACGCTTGAATCCTGCACCAATGACAGGGTCAGCCCGGAACCTAACAACCTGACCCTGAATTTGAATGACGCGGCCAACGCCGCCCTGAAAAAAAATGGAGGATATGTGATCAGGGAGGGCGTCGTAATCGCCAGGAGCAACACAGGGGCATATATTGCTGCCACCCTCACATGTAGCCATGAGGGTAAAAACGAGATCACCTATCAGACAGACCATTTTTATTGCACTGCACACGGGGCCAAATACGACAATACCGGAAAGGGCCTGAACAGTGAAGGGAAAAAAGGGATCAGGGTATATACCACAAGCCTGACAGACAATATTTTGACCATCACTGCCTAA
- a CDS encoding DUF5777 family beta-barrel protein, producing the protein MKISLAIAMAMICSCAFAQDDLLKELDQVQDSVTTYSAATFKGTRIINGHSVETVGKNNMDFIISHRFGAVNSGANNFFGLDESQIRLALEYGVTDRLMVGIGRSSYQKTIDVFAKYRLLRQSSGFRNMPVSVTLFVSDAHNSSTSTTDLPFYTIAQRQTYTFQALIARKFGEELSLQLSPTVMHRNLAENQIDANNLYALGMGGRYKLTKRTSFNVEYWYTPKTFAGTTQRDPRFTNTLSLGFDIETGGHVFQLHLTNSRGMIEKQFIGQTTGKWSSGDIFYGFNVSRTFSFDKSKKGKSSGY; encoded by the coding sequence ATGAAAATAAGCTTAGCTATCGCGATGGCCATGATCTGCTCATGCGCCTTCGCACAAGACGACCTGCTGAAAGAACTGGATCAGGTTCAGGATTCGGTGACGACTTACAGCGCCGCCACCTTCAAAGGCACCCGTATCATTAACGGGCATTCGGTGGAGACGGTTGGCAAAAACAATATGGACTTCATTATTTCTCACCGGTTCGGCGCAGTTAATTCAGGCGCGAATAACTTTTTCGGGTTGGACGAATCACAGATCAGACTTGCCCTGGAATATGGTGTGACGGACCGTCTGATGGTGGGGATCGGCAGGAGCAGTTATCAGAAAACGATTGATGTTTTTGCCAAATACCGCTTGTTAAGACAGTCTTCGGGGTTCAGAAATATGCCGGTATCCGTGACACTTTTCGTCAGTGATGCCCATAATTCCAGCACATCCACCACGGACCTTCCGTTCTACACGATTGCCCAGCGGCAAACTTACACCTTTCAGGCGCTGATTGCCCGCAAGTTTGGCGAGGAACTTTCCCTGCAACTCTCGCCCACGGTCATGCACCGGAATTTGGCTGAGAACCAGATAGACGCAAACAACCTGTACGCATTGGGAATGGGTGGGCGCTACAAACTAACCAAACGGACATCGTTTAATGTCGAATACTGGTATACCCCGAAAACTTTTGCCGGTACCACCCAGAGAGACCCCAGGTTCACCAACACGCTCTCACTGGGCTTTGATATCGAAACCGGCGGGCACGTATTTCAGTTGCACCTGACGAATTCGAGGGGTATGATCGAAAAACAGTTTATCGGGCAAACTACGGGCAAGTGGAGCAGCGGGGATATTTTCTACGGATTTAACGTATCGCGCACATTCAGTTTTGACAAAAGTAAAAAAGGCAAATCAAGTGGATACTAA
- a CDS encoding YceI family protein, with protein MDTKTFKLMLAMMMSQLLAVTCFGQLYSTKTGETSFFSETPLENISAVNKQVLVLLNTANGEIAIKMQQRGFHFPNKLMEEHFNENYMETGKYPSAVFTGKIKETVDYSKDGIYPVHADGVLDMHGVRQNRSLKGQMVISGGQIILTSDFDVKLADHQIEVPKLVIAKIAETIAVKNKFILVLKKT; from the coding sequence GTGGATACTAAAACTTTCAAACTGATGCTGGCAATGATGATGAGCCAGTTGCTGGCCGTCACCTGTTTCGGCCAGCTGTATAGTACCAAAACCGGTGAAACCAGTTTCTTCTCGGAAACACCGCTGGAGAATATCTCGGCCGTGAATAAACAGGTTTTAGTATTGCTCAATACGGCAAACGGTGAGATTGCCATTAAAATGCAGCAACGGGGATTTCATTTTCCTAATAAACTCATGGAAGAGCATTTCAATGAAAATTACATGGAAACCGGGAAGTATCCATCCGCAGTTTTTACAGGAAAAATCAAAGAAACGGTTGATTACAGCAAGGACGGTATATATCCTGTCCATGCGGATGGCGTGCTGGACATGCATGGCGTCAGGCAAAACCGTAGCCTAAAAGGCCAGATGGTGATCAGCGGCGGACAAATTATCCTGACTTCGGATTTCGACGTGAAGCTGGCAGACCATCAAATTGAAGTACCAAAGCTGGTGATTGCCAAGATCGCAGAAACGATTGCAGTAAAAAACAAATTTATTCTTGTGCTTAAAAAGACCTGA
- a CDS encoding CusA/CzcA family heavy metal efflux RND transporter: MLNKIIAFSVNNKLIVGLLILAWIGYGSYELTRLPIDAVPDITNNQVQVITIAPSFGATDIERLVTFPIEQANNNISGLKEIRSFSRFGLSLVTIVFEDNVDIYWARQQVSERLLKVQNEIPKGIGTPELGPISTGLGEIYQYVVRPKEGYEHRYNEMDLRTIQDWIVRRQLLGVKGVAEVSSFGGKLKQFSIEIDPQKLLSHGITINEVFTALENNNQNTGGAYIEKGPTVLYIRSEGLVENLEDIKNISVKSLADGQPLFIRDVADVKTSFATRYGAMTYNDKGEVSGAVVMMLKGANSSEVIKNVKERIVQIQETLPEGVVIESFLDRTKMVNNAIGTVEKNLLEGALIVVFVLVLFLGNFRAGLLVASVIPLAMLFAVMMMNTFGVSGNLMSLGALDFGLIVDGAVIIVEAVMHQIRHNKRFAGLAGISQQQMDEEVNESADRMMNSAVFGQVIILIVYLPIFTLEGIEGKMFKPMAQTVAFALLGAFILSLTYIPMMSAIFLSKKIKTQPGFSNRVIDSLARKYRRALEGAIRHSGVILLSVLVLFASAVYLLTTLGGEFIPALEEGDFAVDTRVLTGSSLTTTIENTQKAAYILKTRFPEVLKVVTKIGSGEVPTDPMPMEASDMMVILKDKKDWTSAKTFPELSEKMGEALREVPGITAGFQFPVQMRFNELMTGARQDVVCKIFGEDLDTLALYAKKLGILVNQLEGTRNLYVEAVSGMPQITIRYNRNTLAQYGLDISAVNRTVNTALAGQSTGMVFEGEKRFDLVVRLSGERKKNLEDIRNLLVATPKGTQVPLSQFADVKIQNGPNQIQREDAKRRIVVGFNITGRDVQTIVNELQTKVGQSLKLPTGYYITYGGSFENLNAAKQRLMIAVPVSLLLIFVLLFFAFNSVKDGLLIYSAIPLSAIGGIFFLVIRGMPFSISAGVGFIALFGVAVLNGIVLVAEFNRIRTEEQKDIKQAILEGTQHRLRPVLMTAFVASLGFFPMAISNGAGAEVQRPLATVVIGGLLVATFLTLFVLPVLYLFFDGFKFRMKRRSNLAVWLIPALVMLGNADGLAQTRLNLKTATDIALANNQNLKAEKLKTEYQKSLMKTAVVLPQTGFQMEAGQINSFYTDTRFNITQSFSLPVVYTRQKALLQNELSASVLNVAVRESELKRNVAQVYYLFLYQKKKEELLIWLDSLYTGFHKRAQERFEKGETDVLEKTTAETQLAEIQMQRLQLESDLNLARLQFELLLNTTGNPEPEPTANLYHFVAVSDSVHVDDHPQMRLLMQQQQIAEAGIAAEKAKLLPQLNVGYNNMSMRGMGADGKSYTASQRFQSAQLGVGIPIFAGAQKARIRGARINQDISRENYRAGSQMLKSQYLSTLVQYRKCLTAVQYYETSGLKNAVLITSTANQQLAGGNINYLQWVQLINHAASIRSAYLDAVMNLNSNAIALDYYLQN, translated from the coding sequence ATGCTCAATAAAATTATCGCGTTTTCTGTAAATAACAAGCTCATTGTAGGCTTGCTTATATTGGCATGGATAGGCTACGGAAGCTATGAGCTCACCCGGCTGCCCATTGATGCCGTGCCGGATATTACCAACAACCAGGTGCAGGTGATCACCATTGCACCTTCCTTCGGGGCTACTGATATCGAAAGACTGGTTACTTTTCCCATCGAGCAGGCCAACAACAATATCTCCGGCTTGAAGGAAATTCGCAGTTTTTCCCGCTTTGGATTATCATTGGTAACCATCGTCTTTGAGGACAATGTGGATATTTACTGGGCCAGGCAGCAGGTTTCGGAGCGGCTTTTGAAAGTACAGAATGAAATACCAAAGGGAATCGGGACGCCCGAGCTTGGGCCGATCAGTACCGGACTGGGTGAAATTTACCAATATGTGGTGCGCCCGAAAGAAGGTTATGAGCATCGGTACAATGAAATGGATTTGCGCACCATTCAGGACTGGATCGTGCGCCGCCAGTTATTGGGTGTGAAGGGCGTGGCGGAAGTAAGCAGCTTTGGTGGTAAACTAAAACAGTTTTCTATCGAGATCGACCCGCAAAAGCTTTTATCACACGGAATTACGATTAATGAAGTTTTTACGGCATTAGAAAATAATAATCAGAATACCGGTGGGGCGTACATTGAAAAGGGGCCCACGGTGCTTTACATCAGGAGTGAAGGACTGGTAGAGAACCTGGAAGATATTAAAAACATATCTGTCAAGTCTCTGGCCGACGGTCAGCCTTTGTTTATCAGGGACGTTGCCGATGTCAAAACCAGTTTCGCAACGCGGTACGGGGCAATGACTTATAATGACAAAGGTGAGGTTTCCGGGGCGGTGGTCATGATGCTTAAGGGTGCTAATAGCAGCGAGGTAATTAAAAACGTTAAAGAGCGCATCGTTCAGATCCAGGAAACACTGCCGGAAGGTGTGGTGATAGAGTCTTTTCTGGACAGGACAAAAATGGTGAATAATGCCATTGGTACAGTGGAGAAAAATCTGCTGGAAGGTGCTCTGATCGTGGTTTTTGTACTTGTTTTGTTTTTAGGCAATTTCAGGGCCGGGTTGCTCGTGGCGTCGGTCATTCCGCTTGCAATGCTGTTCGCAGTAATGATGATGAATACCTTTGGCGTGAGCGGAAATCTGATGAGCCTGGGTGCGCTTGACTTCGGTTTGATTGTTGACGGTGCTGTCATTATCGTAGAAGCGGTGATGCACCAGATCAGGCACAATAAAAGATTCGCTGGACTGGCCGGTATCAGTCAGCAGCAAATGGATGAAGAAGTCAACGAATCCGCGGACCGGATGATGAACAGCGCTGTTTTTGGCCAGGTGATCATCCTGATCGTATACCTGCCAATTTTTACCCTGGAAGGTATTGAGGGCAAAATGTTCAAGCCCATGGCGCAAACTGTTGCATTTGCCTTGCTGGGTGCATTCATCCTTTCGCTCACTTATATTCCAATGATGAGCGCGATATTTTTAAGCAAAAAAATAAAAACACAGCCCGGATTTTCCAACAGAGTTATCGACAGCCTCGCCAGGAAATACCGCCGTGCGCTGGAAGGTGCAATCCGGCATTCCGGGGTGATCTTGCTCTCCGTGCTGGTATTGTTTGCATCTGCGGTGTACCTGCTTACTACACTGGGGGGTGAGTTTATTCCGGCTCTGGAAGAAGGTGATTTTGCGGTGGACACCCGCGTACTTACGGGAAGCAGCCTGACGACGACGATTGAAAACACGCAGAAGGCGGCGTATATCTTAAAAACACGGTTTCCGGAGGTATTAAAAGTAGTTACCAAAATAGGAAGCGGCGAGGTTCCGACGGATCCGATGCCGATGGAAGCCAGCGACATGATGGTGATTTTAAAAGATAAAAAAGATTGGACGTCCGCTAAGACTTTCCCTGAACTATCTGAAAAGATGGGTGAAGCGCTTCGGGAAGTACCGGGTATCACGGCTGGCTTTCAGTTTCCTGTGCAGATGCGTTTTAATGAATTGATGACCGGAGCCCGCCAGGACGTGGTTTGTAAAATTTTTGGCGAAGACCTGGATACGCTGGCGCTTTACGCTAAAAAGCTGGGGATATTGGTGAATCAGTTGGAAGGTACAAGAAATTTATATGTGGAGGCTGTTTCTGGCATGCCGCAGATTACGATTCGTTATAATCGCAATACCTTGGCGCAGTATGGGCTGGATATTTCGGCGGTTAACAGAACCGTTAACACCGCACTGGCAGGACAAAGTACCGGAATGGTATTCGAAGGCGAAAAGCGCTTTGACCTGGTAGTCAGGCTTAGCGGCGAACGTAAGAAAAACCTGGAAGATATCCGTAACCTGTTGGTTGCCACGCCAAAGGGGACACAGGTCCCGCTCAGTCAGTTTGCAGATGTTAAAATTCAGAACGGACCAAATCAGATCCAGCGGGAAGATGCAAAGCGGCGGATCGTGGTTGGGTTTAACATAACCGGCCGGGACGTGCAAACCATTGTCAACGAACTGCAGACAAAAGTGGGACAAAGCCTGAAACTTCCCACTGGCTATTATATCACCTACGGAGGATCTTTTGAAAACCTGAATGCCGCCAAACAACGGCTGATGATCGCTGTGCCGGTTTCGTTACTGCTTATTTTTGTGCTTTTGTTTTTTGCATTCAACTCGGTAAAGGACGGATTATTGATTTATTCGGCGATACCATTGTCTGCCATAGGAGGTATATTCTTTCTGGTCATACGTGGTATGCCATTCAGTATCAGCGCGGGAGTCGGATTCATCGCTCTTTTTGGCGTGGCGGTGTTAAACGGCATTGTGCTGGTGGCGGAATTCAACCGGATCAGGACGGAGGAACAAAAAGATATAAAACAAGCGATCCTGGAAGGAACCCAGCATCGACTCCGGCCGGTATTGATGACCGCTTTTGTAGCTTCACTAGGTTTTTTTCCGATGGCTATTAGCAATGGGGCCGGTGCAGAGGTGCAGCGCCCGCTTGCTACGGTGGTTATAGGCGGACTTTTGGTCGCCACTTTCTTAACCCTTTTTGTACTTCCGGTTTTATATCTCTTTTTTGATGGTTTTAAATTCAGAATGAAGCGAAGGTCAAATCTTGCGGTGTGGCTTATCCCGGCCCTGGTGATGCTGGGTAACGCAGATGGTTTAGCACAAACCAGACTGAACCTAAAAACCGCCACAGACATTGCTTTGGCCAATAATCAGAATCTGAAAGCGGAAAAGCTCAAGACCGAATATCAGAAATCATTGATGAAAACGGCGGTGGTATTACCGCAAACCGGATTTCAGATGGAAGCCGGACAGATCAACAGTTTTTATACAGATACGCGGTTTAACATTACACAGTCATTTAGCCTTCCAGTAGTTTATACAAGACAGAAAGCACTTTTGCAAAACGAGCTCTCTGCCAGTGTTTTGAACGTGGCGGTCAGGGAAAGTGAGCTGAAAAGGAATGTTGCGCAGGTATACTATCTGTTTTTGTACCAAAAGAAAAAGGAAGAATTGCTGATCTGGCTGGATAGTCTTTACACCGGTTTTCACAAAAGGGCGCAGGAGCGGTTTGAAAAAGGGGAAACTGATGTGCTGGAAAAAACAACGGCGGAAACCCAGCTGGCAGAAATTCAGATGCAGAGGCTGCAACTTGAATCTGACCTGAATTTGGCCCGGCTGCAATTTGAGTTATTGCTCAATACAACCGGGAACCCGGAGCCGGAACCTACTGCTAACCTCTACCATTTCGTTGCAGTTTCGGATTCAGTTCATGTTGACGACCATCCGCAGATGCGTTTACTGATGCAGCAGCAACAAATTGCAGAAGCCGGTATAGCGGCGGAGAAAGCCAAGCTTTTGCCTCAGCTCAATGTCGGATACAATAATATGAGCATGCGTGGCATGGGGGCGGATGGTAAGTCGTACACTGCTTCCCAAAGGTTTCAGTCGGCACAATTAGGTGTAGGCATTCCAATTTTTGCTGGTGCGCAGAAGGCGCGCATCCGTGGTGCCCGGATTAATCAGGATATCAGCCGGGAAAACTACAGGGCAGGTAGTCAAATGTTGAAATCACAGTACCTATCCACGCTGGTTCAATACCGTAAATGCCTGACGGCAGTACAGTATTATGAAACGAGCGGCCTCAAAAATGCAGTTCTGATCACCTCAACGGCAAACCAGCAACTGGCGGGCGGCAATATCAATTACCTGCAATGGGTACAGCTGATCAACCATGCCGCATCCATCCGGAGCGCGTATCTGGATGCAGTGATGAACCTGAACAGCAATGCCATTGCGCTTGATTACTACCTTCAAAACTAA